Proteins co-encoded in one Chloroflexota bacterium genomic window:
- a CDS encoding cache domain-containing protein yields the protein MAAVAALLAMAFATFGAGRVSAGQPDCQFVLGFEALQAAIPDAVGDCLENENHDPSDRITRQQTTGGTLVWHKASNWTGFTDGYRTWVIGPRGLQQRLSIERFAWEPASIAVGADLEADAQTLAYVSAAIAKYDEDGLAATVDFYNSEASIEDGRSLLMVDRSSLTVLVAPIFGNLVGATLPPAHSLTRLVRGVADSGWINHLQTNPATGQRDSKRSYFALHDGVVFGSGHFSVRANLAGIIREYVSNAIGHYRTEGLDATIDFYNSRESVDGELYLFLMDADDIYLAHPIFPRLIGTDVKDVVGSNGYELGIEIAKATAEGHWVEYLWPNPVTGREEPKTTWVVRHEGLIFASGYYTPDPMAEPPAWLNADPREYTVEYVQQAIERYERDGLESMTNFYNSTAAFEGQFYLFAMDANDIYFIHPLFPRLIGTDIKDVVGSDGFELGKAIAEATEEGIWVEYLWPHPVTLQEAPKVTFAIRHDGRIFASGYYPAADDPEAHTMAYVQAAIDRYEADGLEATVAYYNSSESFDGASFLFLVDENDLYLVHPLLPQRIGTDVKLVRARGLDGAVFNYGEQIAGVTEEGRWFHILRPSAQGTGSVAHAWVIRHDGLIFGSAYFDDE from the coding sequence GTGGCAGCCGTCGCGGCGTTGCTCGCCATGGCGTTCGCGACGTTCGGCGCCGGACGAGTCTCGGCGGGCCAGCCGGATTGCCAGTTCGTTCTTGGCTTCGAGGCGCTTCAGGCCGCGATTCCGGACGCCGTCGGCGACTGCCTGGAAAACGAGAATCACGATCCGAGCGACCGGATTACGCGCCAGCAAACCACCGGCGGGACGCTGGTCTGGCACAAGGCCTCCAACTGGACCGGCTTCACCGACGGCTACCGCACGTGGGTAATCGGTCCGCGGGGTCTGCAGCAGCGGCTGAGCATCGAGCGGTTCGCGTGGGAGCCGGCGTCGATCGCCGTGGGGGCCGACCTCGAGGCAGACGCGCAGACGCTGGCGTATGTTTCCGCGGCCATCGCCAAATACGACGAGGACGGCCTGGCGGCCACCGTCGACTTCTACAACAGCGAGGCGAGCATCGAGGACGGCCGCTCCCTGCTCATGGTCGACCGATCTAGCTTGACCGTCTTGGTCGCGCCAATCTTCGGCAACCTGGTTGGGGCGACGCTGCCACCCGCTCACTCGCTGACGCGGCTGGTCCGCGGCGTGGCCGATAGCGGGTGGATCAACCACTTGCAGACGAATCCCGCGACCGGCCAGCGAGATTCAAAGCGCAGCTACTTCGCGCTCCACGACGGCGTCGTCTTTGGATCTGGACACTTCTCGGTCCGGGCGAACCTCGCGGGAATCATTCGCGAGTACGTGAGCAACGCCATCGGGCACTACCGGACGGAAGGCCTGGACGCGACCATCGACTTCTACAACAGCCGCGAGAGCGTTGACGGCGAGCTGTACCTGTTCCTGATGGATGCCGACGACATCTATCTCGCCCATCCGATCTTTCCCCGCCTGATCGGCACGGACGTGAAGGACGTCGTGGGATCCAACGGCTACGAGCTCGGTATCGAGATTGCCAAGGCAACCGCCGAAGGGCACTGGGTCGAGTACTTGTGGCCCAACCCGGTGACGGGTCGGGAGGAGCCGAAGACCACCTGGGTCGTGCGGCACGAGGGTCTGATCTTCGCCTCCGGCTACTACACGCCGGATCCCATGGCAGAGCCACCGGCTTGGCTCAACGCGGATCCGCGCGAATACACCGTCGAGTACGTGCAGCAGGCCATCGAGCGCTACGAGCGCGACGGCCTGGAGTCGATGACGAACTTCTACAACAGCACGGCGGCCTTCGAAGGGCAGTTCTACCTGTTCGCGATGGATGCGAACGATATCTACTTCATCCATCCGCTCTTCCCGCGCCTGATCGGCACTGACATCAAGGACGTGGTCGGGTCCGACGGCTTCGAGCTGGGCAAGGCGATCGCGGAGGCAACGGAGGAAGGCATCTGGGTCGAGTACCTGTGGCCTCACCCGGTGACGCTGCAGGAAGCCCCCAAGGTCACCTTCGCCATCCGACACGACGGACGGATCTTTGCCTCGGGTTACTACCCCGCGGCCGACGATCCGGAGGCGCACACGATGGCCTACGTGCAGGCGGCGATCGACCGCTACGAGGCCGACGGCCTGGAGGCGACCGTTGCCTACTACAACAGCTCAGAGAGCTTTGACGGCGCGTCGTTCCTGTTCCTGGTCGACGAGAACGACCTCTACCTGGTGCACCCGTTGCTGCCGCAGCGGATCGGCACGGACGTGAAGCTGGTGAGGGCGCGCGGGCTCGACGGCGCGGTCTTCAACTACGGCGAACAGATCGCCGGCGTGACCGAGGAGGGACGTTGGTTCCACATCTTGCGTCCGTCGGCCCAGGGCACGGGCAGCGTGGCGCACGCGTGGGTGATTCGACACGATGGGCTGATCTTCGGGTCGGCGTACTTCGACGATGAGTAG
- a CDS encoding membrane dipeptidase, with amino-acid sequence MTTQPWVASAAARGLFDDAVVIDGLDTSNWGDEKIFRDLRDGGVTAVNATCAIWEGFEEALANITAWLRWFEDYADYIRPVRRVADIHAAKAEGRTGIILGWQNAAPVGNDVRRFRLFHALGVRIVQLTYNERNLFGNGCWERHDDGLSVIGLAAIREMNRLGILIDLSHVGDRTVLETIEHSERPVAFTHANARSQTDYPRNKTDEAIRALTGRGGVVGANAFPAHHRHGYDSTLDDYLDAIDYLVDMVGDDQVAVGTDFCMGRTLEWFDWIGASHGHEPFLSSGDVPQPFRLLQGFANPLEFVNVAEGLLRRGYREDAARKILGGNWLRLFGEVWRDD; translated from the coding sequence ATGACAACCCAACCATGGGTCGCGAGCGCCGCGGCCCGCGGCCTCTTCGACGACGCCGTGGTGATCGACGGTCTCGACACCAGCAACTGGGGCGACGAAAAGATATTCCGCGACTTGCGAGATGGCGGCGTCACGGCCGTCAACGCTACTTGCGCGATCTGGGAGGGATTCGAGGAAGCCCTCGCCAATATCACCGCCTGGCTGCGCTGGTTCGAGGACTATGCCGACTACATCCGACCGGTGCGGCGCGTGGCCGACATTCACGCCGCCAAGGCCGAGGGACGCACCGGCATCATTCTTGGCTGGCAGAACGCGGCCCCGGTGGGCAACGACGTGCGGCGCTTCCGGCTCTTTCACGCGCTCGGTGTGCGTATCGTCCAGTTGACCTACAACGAACGAAATCTCTTCGGCAACGGCTGCTGGGAGCGACACGACGACGGCCTTAGCGTCATCGGCCTGGCGGCAATTCGCGAAATGAACCGCCTCGGCATCCTGATCGACCTCTCGCACGTCGGGGATCGCACGGTGCTGGAGACGATCGAGCACTCCGAGCGGCCGGTGGCCTTCACCCACGCCAACGCGCGGTCCCAGACGGACTATCCGCGCAACAAGACCGACGAGGCGATTCGCGCCCTTACCGGCCGCGGCGGCGTGGTCGGCGCCAACGCGTTTCCCGCTCACCATCGCCACGGCTACGACTCGACGCTGGACGACTACCTGGACGCCATCGACTACCTGGTGGACATGGTCGGCGACGACCAGGTGGCCGTTGGCACCGACTTTTGCATGGGCCGGACGCTGGAGTGGTTCGACTGGATTGGGGCGTCGCACGGCCACGAGCCCTTCCTCTCGTCAGGCGACGTGCCCCAGCCGTTCCGCCTGCTGCAAGGCTTCGCCAACCCGCTGGAGTTCGTCAACGTCGCCGAGGGCCTGCTGCGGCGCGGCTATCGCGAGGACGCGGCGCGCAAGATCCTGGGCGGGAACTGGCTGCGGCTGTTCGGCGAGGTCTGGCGCGACGACTGA
- a CDS encoding HAMP domain-containing sensor histidine kinase, which produces MSLRWRIMGAMVTVIILAILVNIGVAYFATQARLGVFVDEIGDDGAQQLAQNLSREYTAAGDWETVDRPLTEAGILYQGAQQQEQSHERGGEHLGSSDHDQIRIVVADVDGRVVTDTSSELAPGTLAPNLDGRREPVVDLATDEIVGYVNVDVDREFLSTESHGFLATLLAITLIGGTLTAGAAILLAAWWSQRITAPVRALTEATQGIAQGDAAQIPVTSSDELGRMSAAFNRMATALESQRELRRRLINDVAHELNTPLSVIQLEAKGLRDGLQSPRCASDQITQEVERLRGLATDLSWLAETDYGELRLSLEASSIRELVIAEADRWQPQAQAGQVKLSLEVAADLPEIALDRMRMSQALGNVLSNALHATDAGGSIVLGAELDSDESLVISVTDDGIGIEAADLPHVFDRFYRTDQARSRGAGGTGLGLAITRAIVEAHGGEIALASEGPGHGVTATIRLPVNT; this is translated from the coding sequence GTGTCGCTGCGTTGGCGAATCATGGGGGCGATGGTCACCGTGATCATCCTTGCCATCCTCGTCAACATTGGCGTGGCGTATTTCGCTACACAGGCCCGTCTCGGAGTGTTTGTCGACGAGATTGGCGACGATGGGGCGCAGCAACTCGCCCAGAATCTGAGCCGGGAATACACGGCCGCCGGCGATTGGGAAACGGTGGACCGGCCGCTCACCGAGGCCGGGATCCTCTACCAGGGCGCCCAGCAACAGGAGCAATCGCACGAACGGGGAGGGGAACACCTTGGGTCTTCCGATCACGACCAGATTCGAATTGTTGTCGCAGACGTCGATGGCCGGGTGGTGACCGACACCTCGTCCGAACTGGCACCGGGCACACTCGCCCCCAATCTGGACGGACGTCGTGAACCGGTGGTCGACCTCGCGACAGACGAGATCGTCGGCTACGTCAACGTGGACGTTGATCGCGAGTTCCTATCGACTGAGTCACATGGCTTTCTTGCGACGCTCCTCGCCATCACGCTGATTGGAGGAACGCTGACGGCCGGCGCGGCCATCCTGCTGGCCGCCTGGTGGTCCCAGCGAATCACGGCGCCGGTGAGGGCCTTGACCGAGGCAACGCAGGGAATTGCCCAGGGAGATGCGGCCCAGATTCCCGTCACCTCCTCGGACGAGTTGGGCCGGATGAGCGCGGCATTCAATCGGATGGCCACCGCCCTGGAGTCGCAGCGGGAGCTTCGCCGGCGACTCATCAACGACGTCGCCCATGAGCTGAACACGCCGCTGAGCGTCATCCAGCTGGAGGCGAAAGGGCTCCGCGACGGACTGCAGTCGCCCCGGTGCGCGTCCGACCAGATCACCCAGGAAGTCGAGCGGCTGCGCGGACTTGCCACCGATCTGAGCTGGCTGGCCGAGACCGACTACGGCGAATTGAGGCTTTCGCTCGAGGCAAGCTCGATTCGCGAGCTAGTCATCGCCGAGGCGGACCGCTGGCAGCCGCAAGCGCAGGCTGGACAGGTGAAGCTGTCGCTGGAGGTAGCCGCCGACCTTCCGGAAATAGCTCTCGACCGAATGCGCATGAGCCAGGCACTGGGAAACGTCCTGAGCAATGCGCTGCATGCCACCGACGCCGGCGGAAGCATCGTGCTCGGGGCGGAGCTCGACAGCGACGAGTCGCTGGTGATCTCGGTCACCGATGACGGGATCGGCATCGAGGCGGCGGACCTGCCCCATGTCTTCGACCGCTTTTACCGCACCGACCAGGCTCGAAGTCGTGGGGCAGGTGGCACGGGTTTGGGATTGGCCATCACCCGAGCCATCGTCGAAGCCCATGGGGGCGAAATCGCCCTGGCAAGCGAGGGGCCCGGACACGGTGTCACCGCGACGATTCGCCTTCCCGTAAACACGTAA
- a CDS encoding response regulator transcription factor produces the protein MSGTVLIIEDDTRIARWVKVYFERAGYLAEVAPDGRAGLDLARDLAPDLIILDLMLPRLDGVELCRILRRESDVPIIMLTAREAPAERIAGLETGADDYIVKPFDPEEVIARAQAVLRRVKGRVQRVLTCGHISLNASTRSVTINEQPVTLSQAQFALLSTFMRHPNQVLTRDQLIAMALNDGFQGLDRAIDSQISRLRKRISRDGAQPIQTVYGAGYRFVVEDD, from the coding sequence ATGAGCGGCACGGTCTTGATCATCGAAGACGACACGAGGATCGCGCGCTGGGTCAAGGTGTACTTCGAACGCGCCGGATACCTCGCCGAAGTTGCGCCTGATGGCAGGGCCGGTTTGGACCTGGCCCGCGATCTGGCTCCGGACTTGATCATCCTCGATCTGATGCTGCCGCGCCTCGATGGCGTGGAGCTGTGCCGAATCCTGCGCCGGGAATCGGACGTACCGATCATCATGCTCACGGCACGAGAAGCCCCCGCCGAGCGAATTGCCGGGTTGGAAACCGGAGCCGACGACTACATTGTCAAGCCCTTCGATCCCGAGGAGGTCATTGCACGCGCCCAGGCCGTGCTGCGTCGCGTCAAGGGCAGAGTGCAGCGGGTCTTGACATGCGGGCACATCAGCCTGAATGCGTCCACCCGCAGCGTGACAATCAACGAACAGCCCGTCACCCTCAGTCAAGCGCAGTTTGCGCTGCTCTCAACGTTCATGCGTCACCCCAACCAGGTGCTCACCCGCGACCAGCTGATCGCGATGGCACTCAATGACGGATTCCAGGGGCTCGACCGTGCCATCGACAGCCAGATCTCGCGCCTCCGGAAGCGGATCAGCCGAGACGGCGCCCAGCCGATTCAGACCGTCTACGGCGCCGGCTACCGGTTTGTGGTGGAGGACGACTAG
- a CDS encoding response regulator, protein MLDGEDLRFENERLRSRLSRLTEAILRISQDLELDTVLQEIADSARSLTDARYAAITTQDDDGEPQDLVFSGLTSIESQELLAIPNGPALFHYLSGLKRPLRTRDFGAHISSAGFPDLNLSIGTFLGAQIRDRGNQIGHIYIGEKKGGLDFTLDDEETLEMFAAQAATAITNARRYGDEQRAKADQEALVDTSPVGVLVVDAKTRDVVQFNEEARRISGGLHGQDRSLEQALSLFTFQRLDGREIPRAELPVERALGGETVRTEEMVIHRPDGETVTTLVNATPIHSDDGEIVSVVATVQDITPLEELERLRAEFLGMVSHELRTPLTSIKGSAATARNASVPMDPAETRQFFRIIEEQADHMRDLINNLLELARIEAGTLSVAPELTDIGSVIDSARDAFLGSGYRNSIKVSVAPEIPRIPLDRRRVSQVLYNLFSNASKYSREWSAIRVTASLQDLHVAVSVTDEGRGISAEQLPRLFSKFSRIDFEHGPEIEGTGLGLAICRGIVEAHGGRIWAESDGESRGTRLTFTLPAVDAMAEPSASPAAASAPGASAGWQRVLAVDDDPQVLRYVRNVLSEAGYSVTITSEPDEFDRLLQAEQPHLVLLNLTLPGSSGFELIKRIPNVFEVPVIFVSGRGSEQDYSTAFDMGAADYLVKPFAPTELVARIRAALHKRSVYRQAQAVEPFRIGNLTINYLERTVTVAGRPITLTPTQFKLLAELSNNAGRVLTHDELLRSVWGPGHSADQPLLRSFVKGLRSKLGDNARDPVYIFTESGVGYRLAKP, encoded by the coding sequence TTGCTGGATGGCGAAGACCTGCGGTTCGAAAACGAGCGCCTGCGATCCCGACTGTCGCGGCTCACGGAGGCGATCCTTCGGATCAGTCAGGATCTGGAACTCGACACTGTGCTGCAGGAGATTGCCGATAGCGCGCGCTCGCTCACAGACGCGCGCTACGCCGCGATCACCACCCAAGACGACGACGGCGAGCCCCAGGACTTGGTCTTTTCCGGACTGACCTCTATCGAAAGCCAAGAACTCTTGGCGATTCCGAATGGCCCGGCCTTGTTTCATTACCTCAGCGGGTTGAAAAGGCCGCTGCGCACCCGGGATTTCGGCGCCCACATCAGCTCGGCCGGGTTTCCCGATCTCAACCTGTCAATTGGCACGTTTCTCGGCGCGCAGATTCGTGATCGGGGCAACCAGATCGGACACATCTACATCGGCGAGAAGAAAGGCGGCCTAGACTTCACCCTCGACGACGAAGAGACCCTGGAGATGTTCGCCGCCCAGGCGGCGACCGCCATCACAAACGCCCGGCGCTACGGCGACGAGCAGCGGGCCAAGGCCGACCAGGAGGCTCTCGTCGACACCTCGCCCGTGGGGGTGCTGGTCGTCGACGCCAAAACGCGGGACGTCGTGCAGTTCAATGAAGAGGCGCGCCGCATTTCCGGTGGCTTGCACGGGCAGGACCGTTCACTCGAACAGGCGCTCTCGCTATTCACCTTTCAACGCTTGGACGGGCGAGAGATTCCACGCGCTGAACTGCCCGTGGAGCGAGCGCTCGGCGGCGAAACCGTGCGCACCGAAGAAATGGTCATCCACCGCCCGGATGGTGAGACGGTGACGACGCTCGTGAACGCAACCCCAATCCATTCGGACGACGGAGAAATCGTGTCGGTGGTGGCCACGGTCCAGGACATCACGCCGCTGGAAGAGCTGGAACGCCTGCGCGCGGAGTTTCTCGGCATGGTGAGCCACGAGTTGCGCACACCCTTGACGTCCATCAAGGGATCCGCCGCGACTGCGCGGAACGCCTCGGTTCCAATGGACCCCGCGGAGACTCGGCAGTTCTTTCGCATCATCGAGGAACAAGCCGACCACATGCGGGACCTCATCAACAATCTCCTTGAATTGGCCCGGATCGAGGCGGGCACCCTTTCGGTTGCTCCCGAACTCACAGACATCGGGAGCGTGATTGACAGCGCGCGCGACGCCTTCCTCGGCAGCGGCTACCGGAACAGCATCAAGGTGTCGGTCGCACCGGAAATCCCGCGGATCCCGCTGGATCGACGGCGTGTGAGCCAAGTCCTCTACAACCTCTTTTCCAATGCATCCAAATACTCGCGCGAGTGGTCCGCGATACGCGTCACCGCCTCGCTTCAGGACCTGCACGTGGCCGTGAGCGTCACGGACGAGGGACGGGGAATCTCAGCCGAGCAACTCCCCCGCCTGTTCAGCAAGTTCTCGCGGATCGACTTCGAGCATGGTCCAGAAATCGAGGGGACCGGCCTCGGCCTGGCGATCTGCCGCGGCATCGTGGAGGCGCACGGCGGCCGCATCTGGGCCGAGAGCGACGGCGAGAGCCGGGGCACACGCTTGACATTTACGCTGCCTGCGGTCGACGCGATGGCGGAACCGTCCGCGAGCCCCGCCGCGGCGAGCGCGCCCGGAGCGTCCGCCGGGTGGCAACGCGTGCTCGCCGTCGACGACGATCCGCAGGTATTGCGCTACGTGCGGAACGTTCTCTCGGAAGCCGGCTACTCGGTCACCATCACCAGCGAGCCGGATGAATTTGACCGCCTCCTGCAAGCTGAGCAGCCTCATCTCGTCCTGTTGAATCTGACGCTGCCGGGGAGCAGCGGCTTCGAGTTGATCAAGCGCATTCCCAATGTCTTCGAGGTCCCGGTCATCTTCGTGTCCGGTCGCGGCAGCGAGCAGGACTATTCCACCGCCTTCGATATGGGCGCCGCCGACTATCTGGTCAAACCGTTCGCGCCAACCGAGCTCGTGGCACGGATCCGGGCGGCACTGCACAAGCGGTCCGTCTACCGACAGGCCCAGGCGGTCGAGCCCTTCCGCATAGGAAACCTCACGATCAACTATCTGGAACGCACGGTCACCGTGGCGGGCCGTCCAATCACGCTTACGCCGACCCAATTCAAACTGCTGGCGGAACTTTCCAACAATGCCGGACGGGTCCTCACGCACGACGAGTTGCTGCGAAGCGTCTGGGGACCGGGGCACTCGGCCGACCAGCCGCTCCTGCGGTCGTTCGTCAAGGGCTTGCGCAGCAAGCTCGGGGACAACGCCAGAGACCCCGTCTATATCTTCACCGAGTCGGGAGTCGGCTACCGCCTGGCGAAGCCGTAG
- a CDS encoding aminotransferase class V-fold PLP-dependent enzyme, with amino-acid sequence MTEANAFIELREVLPALRHYRCLNSGGVAPTPQATLDLQQAFYDREAVMTTTNPELYQVYTAELAALRGEIAALIGADSDEIALIRAISEAISWVAAALELQRGDRVILTAEEHPSGYLPWLTLRDRLGLELVAVQVNGDDDAFLRDLEAALTPNTRAICLSHVTTERGVVLPVDEVSALARERGIVTVVDAAQSFGSRPTDVRLLDCDVMAFPAFKWSMGPYGIGAMYVRRDTQERLLPSGSGGGAVTEAEFPPGSFGFHPTAERYEFGARPYALYAAWRSSIQLVSDLGLEAIQQRCAATAADARRVFSDMPGAQIKTPDQGAARSGIFTVGLEGAPGMPLAEHCRKTHRILCRAAYGYTAVRFSFHAFNDGSDIEAAANALEDFAGVTG; translated from the coding sequence ATGACTGAAGCCAACGCCTTCATTGAGCTACGCGAGGTGCTGCCGGCCCTGCGCCACTACCGCTGCTTGAACTCCGGCGGCGTGGCGCCCACGCCGCAGGCGACGCTGGATTTGCAGCAAGCCTTCTACGACCGCGAAGCGGTCATGACGACCACGAATCCCGAGCTCTATCAGGTCTACACCGCGGAGCTGGCCGCCCTACGCGGCGAGATTGCGGCGCTAATCGGCGCGGATTCGGACGAGATCGCGCTGATCCGCGCAATCTCCGAGGCCATCTCGTGGGTCGCCGCAGCCCTCGAGTTACAGCGCGGCGACCGAGTGATCCTCACCGCCGAGGAGCACCCAAGCGGCTATTTGCCGTGGCTCACGCTGCGGGATCGCCTGGGTCTGGAGCTGGTCGCCGTCCAGGTCAACGGCGACGACGATGCGTTCCTGCGAGACCTGGAGGCGGCGCTCACGCCCAATACGCGCGCGATCTGTCTCAGCCACGTCACCACCGAGCGCGGGGTTGTGCTGCCGGTTGACGAGGTTTCCGCGTTGGCTCGGGAACGCGGAATTGTGACCGTCGTGGATGCCGCGCAATCCTTCGGCTCCCGCCCAACCGACGTGCGCCTGCTCGATTGCGACGTCATGGCCTTCCCGGCCTTCAAGTGGAGCATGGGGCCCTACGGCATCGGCGCCATGTACGTGCGGCGCGATACTCAGGAACGTCTGCTCCCATCGGGCAGCGGGGGAGGGGCGGTGACCGAGGCCGAATTCCCTCCGGGCAGCTTTGGCTTTCATCCGACGGCCGAGCGCTACGAGTTCGGCGCTCGGCCCTATGCGCTCTACGCCGCCTGGCGCTCCTCGATTCAGCTGGTGAGCGACCTGGGGCTGGAAGCCATACAGCAGCGCTGTGCGGCGACTGCGGCGGATGCCCGCCGAGTCTTCAGCGACATGCCCGGCGCGCAAATCAAGACGCCCGACCAGGGTGCCGCGCGATCGGGAATCTTCACGGTTGGCCTAGAGGGGGCGCCGGGGATGCCGCTGGCCGAGCACTGCCGCAAGACCCACCGCATTCTGTGCCGGGCCGCCTACGGCTATACGGCCGTGCGCTTTTCCTTCCACGCCTTCAACGACGGCTCGGACATCGAGGCCGCTGCGAATGCCCTGGAGGACTTTGCCGGCGTGACCGGGTGA